Part of the Pseudomonadota bacterium genome, ATTACGCATCTTCTTGACATGTTCGCGATGCTGAGCATGCTCCTGGCGCTTTTTCCTGTCCCATATACGGGGATGTTCGGCAACAAGTTTATCCCGGTAAAAAAGAGAGATACTCAGGAGGTCGGCTTTGACGGTCAGGTATTTCCCGATTGTCCAAGGAGGCACCGTGTAGACATTGGCGTCGAAACGGATGCCGAAATCTTTATGAACCAAGGCTGAAAGTGTCTCGCGGGTGTCCGGCAGATGAATAGGCAAGGCCTGCAGGGCATTTTTCTGCAGTCGCTCCACGGGTTTTTCTCCGGTGGTTTGATGAACACGGCAGTTGGCAACGGAATCCAGCCAGTCCAGCATCTGTCTCTGCGCATCATCGATGCCAGTAAAATTTCGCGTTGGCCAGAAATTCTGACGAATATATTTTATAGCATTCTCAACCTTACCTTTTTCGTAAGGAGCCCTGACATTACAGGCCCGAGGTGTTATGCGGAAGGGACGCAGAAAGTCGAGGAACGACTCATTGAATCGAATAACCGAGCCAGCCCGTTCCGTCACCGCTGTCATCATGTTGTCAACCACCAGTTCTTTAGGGCAACCGCCAAAGTAGTGAAAGGCAGCCAGCAGACCCATATGGAGATATTCCTGCTTCTGGCTGTGGGAGAAGTAAACATAGAGCATCCTGCTGTGCGACTCGATAATTGCCAGGGCGTATAGCTTACGAGGTTGCTCTCCGTACTTTAGACTCTGGAAATGGCCCCAATCGACTTGCAATTGCTGGCCTGGTTCAGATTCAAACCGGATGAATGGTTCACGGCGACAACTACGCCCCCTGAGCACTCGAAGCAAGGATCGGACGATCGTGATCTCTCCGTCAAAACCTTTTGCCTTGATCTTTTGCAAAATGACTGGAGCCTTGATGGATGGGTATTGATCAAGGGTGTGGCTGATAAAGTCTCGGTACGGATCAAGCTTGGACGTTTTTTGTGTCCTGACAGCTGGTTTCCGAGAGGGATTTTTAAGATATTTACCGACTGTACCCCGATCCATCTGGAGTTGGTTGGCAATATCACGAACAGAAAGCCCTTCGTTCTTGAGGTGGTGTATTTCAAAAATGGTTCGTTTGTTAATCATGACTCACTCCTTATCAACAGCATTTTTCCGGAAGGTCGAGTGTTGGCGAACTGGGTAACTCCAGAACTTGAAAAATAACATCGTCAAAGGCTACCAGGTCTCTGGCAATTAACCGGTCCCGAGCGTCAATATAATCTTCGTGAGAAAAGCCCAGTGACGCGCAAATTTTTTTGCTGCTGTAGTAGGACAGGCCACTCCTGTCGGACACCAATACCAGAAACAAGTAGAGCACAAGTTCACCGATACTCAGTGATTTCCAAAAACCATCTGACAGAAAACGGTGGGGGATGAAGGCGAAACTGGCAGGGACGGTACGGATCCGATGGGGAACAATGACTTTTTTTCTGATCATGGGAACCTCCTTGGTTTGATGTTTTTTCCCTTTTACCACAGGAAAAACACCCAAGTCCTCACGTCCATCTTTGCAACTCTTTACAACTCGTTGAAATTGCATGGATATAAATTTTTGCCGCGTCCATCTTTGCAATTTCCGGAACCAGCCAATAGTGCCCGGAAAGCTCTCCACTATTGCGATTCCTCGCGTACATCTTTGCAATTAACGGCGGTGGTGACGTTGATGAGGAGGACGACGTGTTGTTGCGGATTCGCTGTAAAAGCCTGTTGCGCTTTACCTTGTCCGGATTTTTCTCCCGATACTTTTTCCAATAATCGGGGTTGGCCCTCAGCCATTTTTTTTGGCTTATTCTCTGACCTTCACGGTACTCCGCATCACACTGGAGCTTCTCTTTCTGCCAATTTCTTCTTCGTGCTCTT contains:
- the istA gene encoding IS21 family transposase → MINKRTIFEIHHLKNEGLSVRDIANQLQMDRGTVGKYLKNPSRKPAVRTQKTSKLDPYRDFISHTLDQYPSIKAPVILQKIKAKGFDGEITIVRSLLRVLRGRSCRREPFIRFESEPGQQLQVDWGHFQSLKYGEQPRKLYALAIIESHSRMLYVYFSHSQKQEYLHMGLLAAFHYFGGCPKELVVDNMMTAVTERAGSVIRFNESFLDFLRPFRITPRACNVRAPYEKGKVENAIKYIRQNFWPTRNFTGIDDAQRQMLDWLDSVANCRVHQTTGEKPVERLQKNALQALPIHLPDTRETLSALVHKDFGIRFDANVYTVPPWTIGKYLTVKADLLSISLFYRDKLVAEHPRIWDRKKRQEHAQHREHVKKMRNKLYQDRQVAVFLSFGQPAADYLEKLADTRAPIKKNVAQLLTLKDEYGDNALIYALGKASDLNLYGAEYVRNILYQEMTPTMTHQPVKLKQQSLNQIRLVCPSLQEYDAIALQRRKKK